The Populus nigra chromosome 19, ddPopNigr1.1, whole genome shotgun sequence genome includes a window with the following:
- the LOC133679103 gene encoding uncharacterized protein LOC133679103, translating into MASSSNQKTGFHARSNSFPSRLNPAITQLDEHLCRSRASEGACTSSSLGGKLSSLQDLHDCVNKLLFLPLNQQAIAQENNGKLIEELLDGSLQVLDLCNAAKDALLQTKESVHELQSILRRRGCVETGLTSEVKKYLTSRKVVKRAIHKTLKVIKKNSTFTAFNGDRETTIMFNMLKEVEVVSLKAFDSLLSFISGPEARTSGWSLVSKLVHHKKVASADEETDINEFAKADAALLALVDQNTSKSDNIKDVQTQLENLELCIQDIEEGLEYLSRNLIKTRVSFLNILNH; encoded by the coding sequence atggcttcatcttctaaccaaaaaaCCGGCTTCCATGCTCGTTCTAACAGTTTTCCCTCTAGATTAAACCCAGCCATCACTCAGCTTGATGAGCATTTATGCAGATCAAGGGCTTCTGAAGGTGCCTGTACCTCATCATCCTTGGGTGGCAAACTAAGCAGCCTTCAGGATTTGCATGATTGTGTCAACAAGTTACTTTTTCTACCGCTGAACCAACAAGCAATAGCCCAAGAGAATAATGGTAAATTGATTGAAGAGCTATTAGATGGATCTCTTCAGGTCCTAGATTTGTGTAATGCTGCAAAAGATGCCTTGTTGCAAACAAAAGAAAGCGTACATGAACTTCAATCGATTTTGCGCAGGAGAGGTTGTGTTGAAACTGGTCTTACAAGTGAGGTTAAGAAATATTTAACCTCTAGGAAGGTAGTGAAAAGGGCAATTCACAAGACCTTgaaggttattaaaaaaaacagcaccTTCACTGCCTTTAATGGTGACCGTGAAACTACAATCATGTTTAACATGTTGAAAGAGGTTGAAGTAGTTTCTCTCAAAGCGTTTGATTCCCTTCTCTCCTTCATCTCTGGACCAGAGGCAAGGACTAGTGGTTGGTCATTAGTCTCCAAGCTGGTGCATCATAAAAAAGTAGCATCTGCAGATGAAGAAACTGATATAAATGAGTTTGCTAAAGCAGATGCGGCATTATTAGCCTTGGTAGATCAGAACACAAGCAAATCCGATAACATCAAGGATGTTCAAACCCAACTCGAGAACTTAGAATTGTGCATTCAAGATATTGAAGAAGGTCTTGAATACCTTTCCAGGAATCTGATCAAAACTCGAGTCTCTTTTCTAAACATCCTAAACCATTAA
- the LOC133680605 gene encoding uncharacterized protein LOC133680605 yields MSTDGKHTELNQYFQPSKLLFYKKEIKMAASPIRQKTSFHARSNSLPSRPHPIISEFNENICRVRDSQATSKSSSSSSIGHKLSSLQDLYDSVDKFLQLPLTQQGLAQQRNQKCVDELLEGSLRLLDTCNSTQDALLQSKEFVRELQSVIRRRQGGVDSEIRKYIASRKVVKKSIKKALRNLKGMENRRTFSNEEYPEIIMLREVESISLAVFESLLSFISEPKSQAKKSGWSLVSKMMNHHRIACEEEETNEIGFAMADSALQSLISCKTDKTMDVQKKLNNLELCIEDLEDGIDGIFRRMIKTRASFLNIFS; encoded by the coding sequence ATGTCAACAGATGGAAAGCACACAGAATTGAATCAATATTTTCAGCCATCAAAACTTCTTTTCtacaagaaagaaataaaaatggcTGCCTCCCCCATCCGTCAGAAAACTAGCTTCCATGCTCGATCCAACAGTCTACCCTCTAGACCACATCCAATCATTTCGGAATTTAATGAGAATATTTGCAGAGTAAGAGATTCACAGGCCACCTCTAAATCATCTTCATCCTCATCAATAGGACACAAACTAAGTAGCCTTCAGGATTTGTATGATTCTGTTGATAAGTTCCTACAACTGCCACTTACCCAACAAGGCTTGGCACAACAACGCAATCAGAAATGTGTCGATGAGCTCCTAGAGGGATCTCTCAGGCTCTTGGATACGTGCAACTCTACCCAGGATGCACTGTTGCAATCAAAAGAATTCGTTCGTGAGCTTCAATCTGTTATTCGCAGAAGACAAGGAGGCGTTGACAGCGAGATCAGGAAATACATTGCATCCAGGAAAGTAGTAAAGAAGTCAATAAAAAAGGCCTTGAGGAACTTGAAGGGCATGGAAAACAGGCGCACCTTCTCTAATGAAGAGTACCCTGAGATTATCATGTTAAGAGAGGTTGAGTCCATCAGTCTTGCCGTGTTCGAATCATTACTATCATTCATTTCCGAACCGAAGTCACAAGCAAAGAAAAGCGGCTGGTCATTGGTTTCCAAGATGATGAACCACCACAGAATAGCATGtgaggaagaagaaacaaatgagATTGGATTTGCAATGGCTGATTCTGCTTTACAATCTCTTATCAGTTGCAAAACAGATAAGACGATGGATGTGCAAAAGAAGCTAAACAATTTGGAGTTGTGCATTGAAGATCTTGAAGATGGAATTGATGGCATCTTTAGGCGCATGATCAAAACTAGAGCCTcctttctcaatattttcaGTTAG